The following are from one region of the Oryzias melastigma strain HK-1 linkage group LG22, ASM292280v2, whole genome shotgun sequence genome:
- the cldn11a gene encoding claudin-11a, whose product MANSCLQLSGFLLGSLGWVSILIATATNDWVLLCKYGLNTCKKMDELGAKGPWADCVISTGLYHCVSLTQILELPAYIQITRALMVTASILGLPAVGILLMSMPCINLGNDPQSSKNKRAILGGVLLLLVAICGLVSTIWFPIGAHREQALMSFGFSLYAGWVGTVFCLLGGSILTCSSDSSPPSSRPYQENNHFYYSKQGGGQMPAPSATNHAKSAHV is encoded by the exons ATGGCGAACTCTTGCCTCCAGCTGAGCGGCTTTCTCCTCGGCTCCCTCGGGTGGGTGAGCATCCTGATCGCCACGGCCACCAACGACTGGGTGCTCCTGTGCAAGTACGGCTTGAACACCTGCAAGAAGATGGACGAGCTGGGGGCCAAGGGGCCCTGGGCCGACTGCGTCATCTCCACGGGACTGTACCACTGCGTGTCCCTGACGCAGATCCTGGAACTGCCAG CTTATATCCAAATCACTCGAGCCCTGATGGTCACGGCCTCCATCCTCGGCCTCCCGGCGGTGGGAATCCTGCTCATGTCCATGCCCTGCATCAACCTCGGAAATGATCCTCAGAGCTCCAAGAACAAGCGTGCCATCCTGGGAGGGGTTCTCCTTCTTCTAGTTG CGATTTGTGGTTTGGTGTCCACCATCTGGTTCCCCATCGGCGCCCACCGGGAGCAGGCGCTCATGTCCTTCGGCTTCTCGCTCTACGCCGGCTGGGTGGGCACCGTGTTCTGCCTGCTGGGCGGCTCCATCCTCACCTGCTCGTCCGACTCCTCCCCCCCGTCTTCCCGCCCTTACCAGGAAAACAACCACTTTTACTACTCCAAGCAGGGAGGGGGCCAAATGCCGGCCCCCTCCGCCACCAACCATGCTAAAAGCGCCCACGTCTGA